In one window of Lewinella sp. 4G2 DNA:
- a CDS encoding DUF4331 domain-containing protein yields MQQVILRKSAGFALLLLLSFGLAASSHREAPLIADDPLADNTDVYAFRSPDDPNTITILASYIPMQLPQGGPNYYTFGENIRYEIHVDNDASTAGDDVTYRFTFTRTNEDPTTFFNVRFGENIKATYTLERSLDGGMSFETILEDGIVPPNNIGPRSITGGGPGLDSSYEQLMASAITTASTGETVWAGPSDDPFFVDLAGIFDLGDSPRQSDGQKSRDGLAQFNVHTIALKIPIATLLKSSAPATPTSILDPDYVIGVWASASRPATRTLIAGDTATYAGDWVQVSRLGMPLTNEAVVPIGDKDYWNAISPYDEITDTRLDGYFYNPELALYMDDDQFGSVVPAFAPLRVQTAAKTVLGNVDFSNGADGLFILRGNAALNGTALGPAAGFQDLLLPSAGAPRSVDLWPIFHTGVPNLPPYQLATGKPAGNPLAAGKPFINNFLPNGGDMLRLNMATPVTARDSESFSSLGLIQAAVLGLTDATYANTDVQFIPNMDGFPNGRRLEDDVTRIELQAVAGVVLAAIGLGYDDRAAADSPLLTQDLLDVLGYTTEVEANDRPFSSTFPYVAMPWSGTEVDHTNPE; encoded by the coding sequence ATGCAGCAAGTTATACTTCGCAAGTCGGCTGGTTTCGCCTTACTCCTTCTGCTTTCTTTTGGGTTGGCCGCTTCCTCGCACCGGGAAGCCCCTCTCATTGCGGATGATCCTTTGGCGGACAACACCGATGTTTATGCCTTCCGAAGCCCGGACGACCCTAACACCATTACAATTTTGGCCAGCTACATACCCATGCAGCTTCCCCAGGGTGGGCCGAATTATTACACTTTCGGCGAAAATATTCGCTACGAGATTCACGTAGACAACGATGCCTCGACGGCTGGTGACGACGTAACCTACCGTTTTACTTTCACCCGCACGAACGAAGACCCGACAACTTTTTTTAACGTTCGATTCGGAGAAAATATCAAAGCCACCTACACCCTCGAACGAAGCCTCGACGGTGGCATGAGTTTCGAAACTATTTTGGAGGATGGCATCGTGCCGCCTAACAACATAGGCCCTCGCAGCATTACTGGCGGAGGCCCTGGTTTGGATTCCAGTTACGAGCAGTTAATGGCTAGTGCCATTACTACGGCGTCCACCGGTGAAACGGTATGGGCTGGCCCTTCTGACGATCCATTCTTTGTGGATCTTGCCGGAATTTTTGATTTGGGTGATAGCCCGCGCCAGTCGGACGGTCAGAAAAGCCGTGATGGTTTGGCTCAATTTAACGTACATACCATCGCGCTCAAGATTCCTATAGCGACACTGCTAAAATCCAGCGCACCAGCAACGCCAACCAGCATCCTCGACCCGGACTACGTCATCGGAGTATGGGCTTCCGCCAGTCGCCCAGCCACCAGAACTTTGATCGCGGGCGATACGGCCACCTACGCCGGCGACTGGGTACAGGTCTCCCGCCTGGGGATGCCCCTAACGAATGAAGCCGTTGTTCCAATTGGGGACAAAGACTACTGGAACGCCATTTCTCCCTACGACGAAATCACGGATACCCGGTTAGACGGCTATTTTTACAATCCCGAATTAGCGCTTTACATGGATGATGACCAGTTCGGTAGTGTCGTCCCAGCTTTTGCCCCTTTACGGGTACAGACGGCTGCGAAAACAGTACTCGGTAACGTTGACTTCAGTAACGGCGCCGATGGTCTTTTCATTCTTCGTGGTAATGCCGCGCTGAATGGTACGGCCTTAGGCCCAGCTGCCGGCTTCCAGGATTTGCTACTACCGAGCGCCGGAGCGCCGCGCTCCGTAGACTTGTGGCCTATATTCCATACGGGAGTTCCTAATTTACCTCCATACCAATTGGCGACTGGTAAGCCCGCTGGCAATCCCTTAGCCGCTGGTAAGCCATTCATCAACAACTTCCTGCCCAACGGTGGAGATATGCTTCGCTTGAATATGGCCACGCCAGTCACGGCTCGTGACAGCGAATCCTTTAGCTCTCTCGGGCTGATTCAGGCAGCTGTGCTTGGATTAACCGATGCTACCTACGCCAATACCGACGTGCAATTCATTCCTAATATGGATGGTTTCCCGAACGGTCGCCGCCTGGAAGATGACGTTACCCGCATCGAGCTTCAGGCCGTCGCTGGCGTCGTGCTGGCCGCTATTGGCCTGGGTTACGATGACCGTGCCGCCGCTGATAGCCCGTTGCTGACCCAGGACCTCCTGGATGTACTCGGTTATACTACCGAGGTAGAGGCTAACGATCGCCCCTTCTCTTCCACCTTCCCCTACGTGGCCATGCCCTGGAGTGGAACGGAGGTCGACCATACCAATCCGGAATAA
- a CDS encoding group II intron maturase-specific domain-containing protein translates to MAHVYRRVKSNKGSAGFDGMTVDALKAHLDSNWEAVKVALLNDDYHPQAIRRVMIPKPSGGERQLGIPTVIRGWAMYFSLSETKKWMEPLDSWLRRRLRKVRWQQWKRNWTRFEGLIKRGLEEERAARSAFNRLGPWFNSGASHMNQAFPKSYYDKIGLVRITATINKRKADRQFKGTAVIRNRTSGGVRGPGGRRLPLWNPQV, encoded by the coding sequence ATGGCGCACGTCTACCGGCGGGTCAAGAGTAATAAGGGCAGCGCGGGCTTCGACGGGATGACCGTCGATGCGCTCAAAGCCCATCTTGATTCCAACTGGGAGGCGGTCAAAGTAGCGTTGTTGAATGATGATTACCATCCGCAGGCGATCCGCCGGGTGATGATCCCGAAGCCTTCGGGCGGGGAACGTCAGCTGGGGATACCTACGGTGATCCGAGGATGGGCGATGTACTTTTCATTGAGTGAGACGAAGAAATGGATGGAACCACTAGACAGTTGGTTGCGCCGCCGTCTGCGCAAGGTGAGATGGCAGCAATGGAAACGCAACTGGACGCGCTTTGAGGGACTGATTAAACGGGGGCTGGAAGAAGAGCGCGCCGCGAGGAGCGCCTTTAACCGGCTAGGCCCGTGGTTCAACTCGGGTGCCTCCCATATGAACCAAGCCTTCCCGAAGAGCTACTACGACAAGATCGGACTGGTCAGGATAACCGCAACGATTAACAAGCGCAAGGCCGATAGGCAATTTAAGGGAACCGCCGTGATACGGAACCGTACGTCCGGTGGTGTGAGAGGGCCAGGGGGAAGACGACTACCTTTGTGGAATCCACAGGTTTAA
- a CDS encoding DUF6089 family protein encodes MRSPLNQLFFVFLLALTSTALSAQLELGVKAGGSVYSGDLSPSTFGIFADDINFAGGAYLRYRPTTRFGVRVNGNFGRLSGEDITSLPNGFGERTEVRREFRSSLSEFNIVAELDLFYVGDPESNFLAPYIFAGIGVLSFNPQARNQEGNYVDLQPLRTQGQGSGLPGYEPTPYELTTTVGIVGGGVRVRFAERFVVGLELGGRIPGTDNLDDISSQLVRYSDVLSQTGSAGAFFSNPAVTSPSDVPDLTYNRGGENNDYYFVGGLTLGIAIGRGSGKSGCYTF; translated from the coding sequence ATGCGTTCCCCACTAAACCAACTCTTCTTTGTTTTCCTGCTTGCTTTGACTTCCACTGCCCTTTCGGCGCAGCTAGAACTGGGCGTAAAGGCAGGTGGCTCCGTTTACAGCGGCGACCTCAGCCCGAGCACCTTCGGTATTTTCGCTGATGATATCAATTTCGCCGGTGGTGCCTACCTCCGTTACCGCCCCACCACTCGCTTTGGCGTTCGGGTGAACGGTAATTTCGGCCGCCTTTCGGGGGAGGATATCACCAGCCTACCGAACGGTTTCGGTGAGCGCACGGAAGTGAGGCGGGAATTCCGTTCTTCCCTTTCAGAATTCAACATCGTGGCGGAACTCGATCTGTTCTACGTTGGCGATCCGGAAAGTAATTTTTTGGCTCCCTACATTTTCGCGGGTATCGGCGTCCTGAGCTTCAACCCCCAGGCCCGCAACCAGGAAGGTAATTACGTGGACCTGCAGCCGCTCCGTACCCAGGGACAGGGCTCGGGCCTCCCCGGCTACGAACCCACCCCTTATGAATTGACTACTACCGTAGGGATCGTCGGTGGTGGCGTCCGCGTCCGCTTCGCCGAACGCTTCGTCGTTGGCCTTGAACTGGGCGGCCGCATCCCGGGCACGGATAATCTGGACGACATCAGCAGCCAGCTGGTCCGCTACTCCGATGTCCTGAGCCAAACCGGTTCCGCCGGCGCTTTCTTCTCCAACCCCGCCGTCACCTCACCGTCGGATGTGCCCGACCTCACCTACAACCGCGGTGGTGAAAACAATGACTACTACTTTGTTGGTGGGCTTACGCTGGGCATTGCCATTGGGCGTGGTTCTGGCAAGTCTGGTTGTTACACCTTCTAA
- a CDS encoding ABC transporter ATP-binding protein, producing MRTTKEKEETPDSGRTKKEKLQRSYRIFGYVERFKWKFLLSFVILVLSSLVFLVIMQLPGEALNVLNGEGSYGLTVKEIFTLLFVLLAIQAPLSFLRVRLQAEVSEKAMGALRKDLYGQILRLQIPFFESNRVGELTSRITNDITQIQGIFALTLAEFLRQMIILLGAIAFIFYTMSKLALVSLAIFPVVVIAAMFFGRYVRKMTKARQEQLATSNVIVEESLQSINTVKAYTNEEYELVRYAKSIDETIRISLKTASARGLFSAFIVTVMFGSLFYIIYRATLLVQAGSLETGDLFSFVIFVALIGGSIASLGNFYTEILSALGASDRVVDILESKEVEAIPNPAVGKQIDQPAAKKQLFRGKIQYDQVRFHYPTRPDVEVLKSISLTVEPGQKVALVGASGSGKSTIVKLLLRFYPLTSGEISVDGQDVNEFDLHEFREHLALVPQEVMLFGGTIRENIAYGSLGASDEMIFEAARKANAFDFIQKFPEGFDTVVGDRGIQLSGGQRQRVAIARAILKDPAILLLDEATSSLDAESERVVQDALNRLMEGRTSIIIAHRLATIREVDRIYVIENGRIVEAGTHDELSAIPGGAYSALARLQFEPVAE from the coding sequence ATGCGAACAACTAAGGAAAAAGAAGAAACGCCAGATTCCGGGCGGACGAAGAAGGAGAAGCTGCAACGTTCCTACCGCATCTTCGGCTACGTCGAACGTTTTAAGTGGAAGTTCCTCCTCAGCTTTGTCATTCTCGTACTGAGTTCGCTGGTCTTCCTCGTTATCATGCAACTACCGGGGGAGGCTCTGAACGTGCTCAACGGGGAAGGGAGTTACGGCCTTACCGTCAAGGAAATATTCACCCTGCTCTTCGTACTACTCGCCATCCAGGCACCGCTGAGTTTTTTGCGGGTGCGTCTTCAGGCAGAAGTCAGCGAGAAAGCCATGGGAGCTCTACGGAAGGATCTTTACGGACAAATTCTTCGACTCCAAATCCCTTTCTTCGAGAGCAATCGGGTGGGGGAGTTGACAAGCCGAATCACCAACGACATCACCCAGATCCAGGGCATCTTCGCCCTTACGCTGGCCGAGTTTTTGCGGCAGATGATCATCCTGTTGGGGGCCATCGCATTCATTTTTTACACGATGAGCAAGCTGGCATTGGTGAGCCTGGCCATCTTCCCCGTCGTCGTGATTGCCGCCATGTTCTTTGGCCGCTACGTGCGCAAAATGACGAAGGCGCGCCAGGAGCAACTAGCTACCTCCAACGTGATCGTGGAGGAAAGTCTCCAGTCCATCAATACAGTAAAAGCTTACACGAACGAGGAATACGAACTCGTCCGCTACGCGAAAAGTATTGACGAAACGATTCGCATTTCTCTCAAGACGGCCTCCGCCCGCGGCCTCTTTTCGGCGTTTATCGTGACGGTCATGTTCGGCTCCCTATTTTACATCATTTACCGCGCTACTTTACTGGTACAGGCCGGTAGCCTGGAGACGGGTGATCTTTTCAGTTTCGTCATCTTCGTTGCCCTCATCGGTGGTTCCATTGCCAGCCTGGGTAATTTCTACACCGAGATCCTTTCCGCACTCGGTGCCTCGGATCGGGTGGTCGACATCCTGGAAAGCAAAGAGGTGGAAGCCATCCCCAACCCTGCCGTCGGTAAGCAGATCGACCAACCTGCGGCGAAGAAACAATTGTTTCGGGGGAAGATCCAGTACGATCAGGTTCGTTTCCATTACCCGACGCGGCCAGACGTAGAAGTCCTAAAGTCCATCTCCCTGACGGTGGAACCGGGGCAGAAGGTCGCCCTCGTTGGAGCAAGCGGGAGTGGCAAATCCACCATCGTTAAGCTACTGTTGCGTTTCTACCCCCTCACTTCGGGTGAAATCAGCGTGGATGGCCAGGACGTCAATGAATTCGATCTCCACGAGTTCCGGGAGCATTTGGCGCTCGTCCCTCAGGAAGTGATGCTTTTCGGCGGCACCATCCGGGAGAACATTGCCTACGGTAGCCTTGGCGCTTCCGACGAAATGATCTTCGAAGCAGCGCGCAAAGCGAATGCGTTTGACTTCATCCAGAAATTCCCCGAAGGCTTCGATACGGTGGTCGGTGATCGCGGCATCCAGTTGTCCGGTGGGCAGCGGCAACGCGTCGCCATCGCCCGGGCGATCCTCAAAGATCCTGCTATTCTGTTGCTGGACGAAGCGACCTCCAGTCTCGACGCCGAGAGCGAACGCGTCGTTCAGGATGCCCTCAACCGCCTCATGGAAGGCCGTACCAGCATCATCATCGCCCACCGTTTGGCGACCATCCGCGAGGTGGACCGCATCTACGTGATCGAGAACGGCCGCATCGTCGAGGCCGGTACCCACGATGAGCTCAGCGCCATCCCCGGCGGTGCCTATTCCGCGCTCGCCCGTCTCCAATTTGAACCCGTCGCCGAATGA
- the murB gene encoding UDP-N-acetylmuramate dehydrogenase: MIQHDVSLRGLNTFGLPSVAESYLPLRDLAQLESPHFRTTPALVLGGGSNLLLRENVPGLTVHVLLGGVQELGAAAGAGSGTGTDVHLRVGGGVDWNQLVRYTLDQGLAGMENLVLIPGTVGASPVQNIGAYGAEVADLITAVHVWEYGHGARTLRPDECDFGYRDSRFKKEPGRFLITAVDFRLQRNASSVNTSYGAIIAELERLGVDQATPADVALAVTNIRRSKLPDWFFLGNSGSFFKNPVVPKTTHERIQQDYPQAPSYPIDTDHVKLPAGWLIDRAGLRGARDGQVGTYAKQALVMVNHGGATGEDILAFSSRVQTTVLEKFGVNLEREVRLIGG, from the coding sequence ATGATTCAGCACGACGTCAGCCTGCGGGGGCTCAACACTTTTGGCCTGCCATCCGTGGCGGAATCCTACCTGCCGTTGCGTGATCTCGCGCAACTGGAAAGTCCTCATTTTCGCACTACGCCGGCTCTCGTACTCGGCGGGGGTAGCAATCTCTTGCTCCGGGAAAACGTGCCCGGTCTCACCGTCCACGTCCTGCTCGGGGGCGTACAAGAATTAGGCGCTGCCGCAGGTGCCGGGTCGGGGACCGGAACGGACGTCCACCTCCGGGTGGGTGGGGGAGTGGATTGGAACCAACTCGTCCGCTATACGTTGGACCAAGGTTTGGCGGGGATGGAAAACCTCGTCCTCATCCCCGGGACGGTCGGCGCGAGCCCGGTTCAAAACATCGGTGCCTATGGTGCTGAGGTGGCCGACTTGATCACCGCCGTCCACGTCTGGGAATACGGCCACGGCGCCCGCACCCTCCGACCGGATGAGTGTGACTTTGGCTACCGGGATAGCCGCTTCAAGAAAGAACCGGGACGTTTCCTGATCACCGCCGTTGACTTCCGGTTGCAGCGGAATGCGTCTTCCGTCAACACCAGCTACGGCGCCATCATTGCAGAACTTGAGAGGCTAGGCGTTGACCAAGCCACCCCGGCGGATGTTGCGCTGGCGGTGACGAACATCCGGCGGAGCAAACTTCCCGATTGGTTCTTCCTCGGCAACAGCGGTAGTTTCTTTAAAAACCCGGTGGTGCCCAAGACTACGCACGAGCGTATTCAGCAAGATTATCCGCAAGCTCCGTCCTATCCCATCGACACCGACCACGTCAAGCTACCCGCCGGTTGGTTAATTGACCGGGCTGGCCTCCGCGGTGCACGGGACGGGCAGGTAGGGACTTACGCCAAACAAGCACTGGTGATGGTCAACCACGGTGGCGCTACTGGTGAGGATATCCTTGCCTTCAGTTCCCGGGTACAAACGACCGTCCTTGAAAAATTTGGCGTCAATCTTGAGCGGGAGGTCCGGCTCATCGGAGGATGA
- a CDS encoding LysE family translocator — translation MLADPFNSHRVLQSSPIPSTFAAVDPVNGFLAGIATGIFISLLPGMLNMQVVSTSLRLGRNGGYVFALGMVLIIAVQATLAVLFADFLTGDLHIVTTIREYAMHILLVLALGFGIKGYFARNARKRKEDKKYTGGPFWRGVMMSAMNLLNIPFIFAIAGFLLAHETLPNSVSGRVAYIPGTALGSFAVLCGYSRSADWISRHAAFFTRNLYFFLSGMLALLAVVQLFQQV, via the coding sequence ATGTTGGCAGACCCTTTCAATAGTCACCGCGTCCTCCAAAGTAGCCCAATTCCCAGTACCTTTGCGGCCGTGGACCCCGTTAACGGTTTTTTAGCCGGTATTGCTACCGGTATTTTCATCTCCCTGCTGCCCGGGATGCTTAACATGCAGGTTGTATCTACGTCTTTGCGGCTGGGCCGGAACGGCGGGTACGTCTTTGCGCTGGGTATGGTGCTCATCATCGCCGTGCAGGCAACCTTAGCCGTACTCTTTGCTGATTTTTTGACGGGTGACCTCCACATCGTAACCACCATTCGCGAGTACGCGATGCACATTCTCCTCGTGCTTGCTCTGGGTTTCGGGATCAAGGGCTACTTCGCCCGCAACGCCCGTAAAAGGAAAGAGGACAAGAAGTACACTGGCGGCCCCTTCTGGCGCGGCGTCATGATGAGTGCCATGAACCTGCTCAACATCCCCTTTATTTTTGCCATCGCCGGCTTTTTGCTGGCCCACGAAACGCTGCCAAATTCCGTCTCCGGTCGGGTGGCCTACATCCCCGGGACGGCCCTTGGTTCCTTCGCAGTCCTCTGTGGTTACTCGCGCTCGGCCGATTGGATCAGCCGCCACGCTGCCTTTTTCACCCGCAATCTGTACTTCTTTTTGTCGGGGATGCTGGCGCTACTGGCCGTCGTCCAATTATTCCAGCAGGTATAA
- a CDS encoding phosphoglucosamine mutase — protein MTPVKIKFGTDGWRAIIAQEYTVDNVKRVAEGTALWLKEQGGSRVVIGYDCRFAGELFTETTARVFGKHGITSLVAPGYISTPMVSLGVVKTGADLGVVITASHNPPSYNGYKLKSKLGGPSVPADVTAVENLIPDAVPEDLPTYSELKEKGLVEEHDFEQIYLDHVYQGFDVELIRNSGIGIAYDAMYGAGQSAMKKLLPNATHLHCEVNPGFDGQAPEPIGRNLTELAETIKNDDSIDLGIANDGDADRIGLFDADGEFVDSHHILLLLLMYQYEYKGIKNGEVILTFSVTDKLKQLAEEYGLDYEVTKIGFKYIAEIMAERDVIVGGEESGGLAVSGHIPERDGIWIGLMIAEYMAKTGKSLKELIQELYAKVGSFNCNRDDVHVENDRKWEIVKQAKEAPFKTVGPYQVTNVAHVDGSKFYLDGDDKWFMVRPSGTEPVLRVYAQGADEAEVRKILDAARAEMGI, from the coding sequence ATGACACCAGTAAAGATCAAATTTGGTACGGACGGATGGCGCGCCATCATCGCCCAAGAGTATACCGTTGACAACGTAAAACGCGTCGCCGAAGGCACGGCCCTTTGGCTTAAGGAACAGGGCGGTAGCCGGGTAGTGATCGGTTACGACTGCCGGTTCGCCGGAGAACTGTTCACTGAAACGACCGCCCGGGTATTCGGGAAGCACGGCATCACCAGCCTCGTGGCCCCCGGCTACATCTCGACCCCGATGGTGAGCCTGGGCGTCGTCAAAACCGGCGCGGACCTCGGCGTGGTGATTACCGCCAGCCACAACCCGCCCAGCTACAATGGCTATAAACTCAAATCCAAACTCGGTGGCCCTTCCGTACCAGCGGACGTTACCGCCGTGGAAAACCTCATCCCCGACGCTGTACCCGAGGATCTGCCGACCTACTCGGAGCTCAAAGAAAAGGGGCTGGTGGAAGAGCACGACTTCGAGCAGATCTACCTGGACCACGTTTACCAGGGTTTTGACGTGGAACTAATCCGTAATTCCGGAATCGGTATCGCCTACGACGCCATGTACGGTGCCGGGCAGAGTGCCATGAAAAAACTGCTCCCCAATGCCACTCACCTTCACTGCGAGGTGAACCCCGGCTTTGACGGGCAGGCTCCGGAACCCATCGGCCGCAACCTAACGGAACTGGCGGAAACGATCAAAAACGATGACTCCATCGACCTCGGCATTGCCAACGACGGCGACGCCGACCGGATCGGACTATTCGATGCGGACGGGGAATTCGTGGACAGCCACCACATCCTCCTGTTGCTGCTGATGTACCAATACGAGTACAAAGGGATCAAGAACGGAGAGGTAATCCTGACCTTCTCGGTGACCGACAAGCTGAAGCAACTCGCCGAAGAGTACGGTCTGGACTACGAAGTGACCAAGATCGGATTCAAGTACATCGCCGAAATCATGGCCGAGCGCGACGTCATCGTAGGTGGCGAAGAATCTGGTGGCCTCGCCGTCTCCGGCCACATCCCCGAACGGGATGGCATCTGGATCGGATTAATGATTGCTGAATACATGGCGAAAACGGGCAAATCCCTGAAAGAACTCATCCAGGAACTCTACGCGAAAGTCGGTTCCTTCAACTGTAACCGGGATGACGTCCACGTCGAAAACGACCGCAAGTGGGAGATCGTCAAGCAGGCTAAGGAAGCTCCTTTCAAGACGGTAGGCCCCTACCAAGTGACGAACGTCGCCCACGTGGATGGTTCCAAATTCTACCTCGACGGTGATGACAAATGGTTCATGGTTCGGCCTTCCGGCACGGAACCCGTCCTGCGCGTCTACGCCCAGGGTGCCGACGAGGCGGAGGTTCGGAAGATCCTCGATGCCGCCCGCGCGGAGATGGGTATTTGA
- the mqnE gene encoding aminofutalosine synthase MqnE — protein MNAASLPTVLRDPTLAPALRAIAEKVHRGKRISSAEGLTLYEQAPLGYLGALANHIRETKHGDKTYFNRNFHVEPTNVCLYTCTFCSYSRRIKKREDGWEYSLDDIMDIVKSYDDKPVTEVHIVGGVLPQYDVPFYAELFSRIRKHRPDLHVKALTPVEYHYIFKKAKISYEEGMQLMKEAGLQSMPGGGAEIFHPEIRDQIAGGKCSGEEWLRIHEIWHGLGMRSNATMLYGHIEKFHHRIDHLEKLRDLQDKTSGFQTFIPLKFRNQNNELSHLPESTVVEDLRNYAISRIFLDNFDHVKAYWPMIGRTTAQLSLAFGVDDIDGTIDDTTRIYSMAGGEQNPALSTEQLVKMIRSVGRHPIERGTLYEVIKDWKDVEFADDKQFRGYTALPVV, from the coding sequence ATGAACGCCGCCTCACTTCCTACCGTACTTCGTGACCCGACCCTTGCCCCCGCCCTTCGTGCCATTGCCGAGAAGGTGCACCGGGGTAAGCGCATCTCCTCCGCCGAGGGGCTGACGCTTTACGAGCAGGCGCCTTTGGGTTATTTGGGCGCACTGGCAAACCACATTCGCGAAACCAAGCACGGAGATAAGACTTACTTCAATCGTAACTTCCACGTAGAGCCGACCAACGTTTGCCTTTACACCTGCACCTTCTGCAGTTACAGCCGCCGCATCAAAAAGCGGGAAGATGGTTGGGAATACAGTCTGGACGATATTATGGACATCGTCAAATCCTACGACGATAAGCCCGTTACGGAAGTCCACATCGTCGGCGGCGTATTGCCGCAGTACGACGTGCCATTTTACGCCGAACTGTTCTCGCGTATCCGTAAGCACCGGCCCGATTTGCACGTAAAGGCGCTGACGCCGGTGGAGTACCACTACATCTTCAAGAAAGCGAAGATCAGCTACGAGGAAGGGATGCAATTGATGAAGGAGGCCGGGCTACAATCCATGCCTGGCGGCGGCGCGGAAATCTTTCACCCCGAAATTCGGGATCAGATAGCCGGCGGCAAGTGTAGCGGCGAAGAGTGGCTGCGCATCCACGAGATCTGGCACGGATTGGGAATGCGTTCCAACGCGACCATGCTGTACGGCCACATCGAGAAGTTCCACCACCGCATCGATCACCTCGAAAAACTGCGTGATCTGCAGGATAAAACAAGTGGCTTCCAAACCTTCATCCCGCTGAAGTTTCGGAACCAGAACAATGAACTGTCCCATCTGCCGGAGTCAACCGTAGTGGAAGACCTCCGGAACTACGCGATTAGCCGGATCTTCCTCGACAACTTCGACCACGTCAAAGCCTACTGGCCCATGATTGGACGGACCACCGCCCAACTAAGTCTAGCTTTTGGGGTGGATGATATCGATGGCACGATCGACGATACTACCCGCATCTATTCCATGGCCGGGGGTGAACAAAATCCGGCGTTGAGTACCGAGCAGTTGGTCAAAATGATTCGTTCCGTCGGCCGCCACCCCATCGAGCGGGGTACGCTGTACGAAGTGATCAAAGACTGGAAAGACGTAGAGTTTGCGGACGACAAACAGTTCCGGGGGTACACGGCTTTACCCGTCGTCTAG
- a CDS encoding histidine phosphatase family protein: protein MKTVYIVRHGQTDYNLKGIVQGSGVDASLNDTGRRQGQLLYEKYRDVPLEVVLTSALKRTWETVAPFIESGIPHEKHAEINEMSWGSHEGKKGTPESIQEYREIKDGWGYGRIDGRIGGGESAREMGERLQTFIDHLPNRDEDLLLICSHGRAMCGLVTLMMGRKIDRMNELVHSNTGVWRGTLQTDGTWLFDLQNDRSHLPVEEITGKW, encoded by the coding sequence ATGAAAACTGTCTACATCGTCCGCCACGGCCAGACCGATTATAACCTGAAGGGAATCGTCCAGGGAAGCGGAGTGGATGCTTCTCTCAACGACACCGGGCGCCGACAGGGACAATTACTGTACGAGAAGTACCGCGACGTGCCCCTTGAAGTTGTTCTTACCAGTGCACTCAAGCGTACCTGGGAAACTGTAGCGCCCTTCATTGAGTCGGGTATTCCCCACGAGAAGCACGCCGAGATCAATGAAATGAGTTGGGGTAGCCACGAAGGCAAGAAGGGAACTCCCGAAAGTATCCAAGAGTACCGGGAAATAAAGGACGGCTGGGGTTATGGTCGCATTGACGGCCGAATCGGCGGCGGTGAGAGCGCCAGAGAGATGGGGGAGCGTCTGCAAACATTCATTGACCATCTACCCAACCGGGACGAAGACCTGCTCCTCATTTGCAGCCACGGCCGTGCGATGTGCGGTTTGGTAACGCTAATGATGGGCCGCAAAATTGACCGGATGAACGAACTGGTACATAGCAACACTGGCGTTTGGCGGGGTACCTTGCAAACGGATGGTACCTGGCTTTTCGATCTGCAGAATGATCGATCTCACCTACCCGTTGAAGAAATTACCGGTAAATGGTAA
- a CDS encoding menaquinone biosynthetic enzyme MqnA/MqnD family protein, with the protein MVSTTQPVLIPDVSAQNPHRLVAVSYLNTKPLLYGLLRSSVQDQLEMDLAIPSECARRLVAGEADIGLVPVAIIPELPSAHIISDYCIGTNGPVATVCIYGDVPIHEMTAIYLDHHSRTSAMLTRLLLEEYWSRAPTILAAKPGYIDSIGGTVGGLVIGDRAIGLNRRFAYTYDLGEAWLQHTGLPFVFAAWVATKPLPPNFTEAFNRALASGLEHLPELQLLLSSPDPEFSLVDYFNRHIDYRFDEPKQRALDRFLTYVRSVK; encoded by the coding sequence ATGGTAAGCACCACTCAACCAGTACTCATCCCTGACGTGTCCGCGCAGAATCCTCACCGGCTGGTGGCCGTGTCGTATCTCAATACTAAGCCACTGTTATACGGTTTGCTACGCTCCTCCGTGCAGGATCAACTTGAAATGGACCTGGCAATTCCAAGCGAGTGTGCCCGCCGTTTGGTAGCCGGCGAAGCCGATATTGGATTGGTTCCCGTTGCCATCATCCCCGAGTTACCCTCCGCGCACATCATCAGCGATTATTGTATCGGTACCAACGGCCCGGTCGCCACGGTCTGTATCTACGGCGACGTACCTATCCATGAAATGACGGCGATTTACCTCGATCACCACAGTCGCACTTCAGCCATGCTCACCAGACTGCTGCTCGAGGAGTACTGGAGTCGCGCGCCCACAATTTTAGCCGCCAAACCGGGTTACATCGATTCCATTGGCGGAACTGTTGGCGGTTTGGTCATCGGTGATCGGGCGATCGGGCTTAACCGCCGCTTCGCCTACACTTACGACCTTGGGGAAGCCTGGCTTCAGCATACTGGGTTACCCTTCGTTTTCGCTGCATGGGTGGCTACTAAACCGCTACCCCCAAACTTTACGGAAGCATTTAACCGGGCGTTGGCAAGTGGTCTTGAGCACCTGCCAGAACTCCAACTGTTACTTTCCTCACCGGACCCTGAATTCAGTCTGGTCGACTACTTCAACCGCCACATCGATTACCGTTTTGACGAGCCCAAACAGCGGGCCTTGGATCGATTTTTGACCTACGTACGCTCGGTGAAGTAA